The following DNA comes from Leptospira neocaledonica.
GGCAATATTACGCACCTGACCGGTTAGGTTGGATGCCATCGAGTTTACACTATCTGTTAAGTCTTTCCAGGTTCCAGCAACACCTTGCACATCTGCCTGCCCGCCTAGTTTACCTTCTGTTCCCACCTCTCTTGCTACCCGGGTTACCTCGGAAGCGAATGAGTTCAACTGAACCACCATCGTGTTGATAGTCACTTTCAGCTCCAGGATCTCTCCCTTTACGTCTACCGTGATCTTCTTAGATAAGTCACCTCGAGCTACTGCTGTCGTAACTTCGGCAATATTACGCACCTGACCGGTTAGGTTGGATGCCATCGAGTTTACACTATCTGTTAAGTCTTTCCAGGTTCCCGCAACTCCTCGCACATATGCCTGTCCACCCAGTTTACCTTCTGTACCAACCTCTCTTGCAACCCGGGTTACCTCAGAAGCAAAAGAGTTCAACTGGTCCACCATCGTGTTGATAGTGTCTTTTAATTCGAGGATCTCTCCCTTAACATCCACTGTGATTTTCTTGGATAAGTCACCTGTTGCCACTGCTGTCGTAACTTCGGCAATATTACGCACCTGACCGGTTAGGTTGGATGCCATCGAGTTCACACTATCTGTTAAGTCTTTCCAAGTTCCGGCAACCCCTTGCACGTCTGCTTGTCCACCCAGTTTACCTTCGGTTCCCACCTCTCTTGCTACCCGGGTTACCTCAGAAGCAAATGAGTTCAACTGGTCCACCATCGTGTTGATGGTATCTTTTAATTCGAGGATCTCTCCCTTAACATCTACTGTGATCTTCTTAGATAAGTCACCTCGTGCTACTGCTGTCGTAACTTCGGCAATATTACGCACCTGACCGGTTAGGTTCGATGCCATCGAATTCACACTATCAGTTAAGTCTTTCCAAGTTCCCGCAACCCCTTGCACGTCCGCCTGTCCACCTAACTCTCCTTCGGTTCCCACCTCTCTTGCTACCCGGGTTACCTCCGAAGCAAACGAGTTCAACTGGTCCACCATCGTGTTGATGGTTTCTTTGAGTTCGAGGATCTCTCCCTTAACATCTACTGTGATCTTCTTAGATAAGTCACCTCGTGCTACTGCTGTCGTAACTTCGGCAATATTACGCACCTGACCGGTTAGGTTCGATGCCATCGAGTTCACACTATCCGTTAAGTCCTTCCAAGTTCCCGCAACCCCTCGCACATCTGCCTGTCCACCTAGTTTACCTTCTGTTCCCACTTCTTTTGCTACCCGGGTTACCTCCGAAGCAAAAGAGTTCAACTGGTCCACCATCGTGTTGATTGTGTTTTTGAGTTCGAGAATCTCTCCCTTAACATCCACTGTGATTTTCTTGGATAAGTCACCTGTTGCCACAGCTTTTGTGACTTCTGCGATATCGCGCACCTGGCCAGTCAAGTTAGACGCCATTGAGTTCACACTATCCGTTAAGTCCTTCCAAGTTCCTGCAACTCCTCGCACATCTGCCTGTCCACCTAGTTTACCTTCTGTTCCCACTTCTTTTGCTACCCGGGTTACCTCGGAAGCAAAAGAGTTCAACTGGTCCACCATGATGTTTACAATCTTAGCAGTTCTAAAAAATTCTCCTTTAAGAGGTCTTCCGTCTATTTCCAAGGACATGTTTTGAGAAAGGTCACCGCCTGCGACCGCACCGATCACCCTCATTACTTCCGTATTCGGCTGCACCAAATTTCCGATCAGAGAATTGATGGAATTCATACAAGTTCCCCAAGAACCTGTAGAAGAAATACCGCTCACCCTTTGGGAAATTTTACCCTCTTGTCCTACCTCGTTACTTATCCTTTCAAACTCTTTGACCATTCGATCGTTCTGGTCCATGATATCGTTCAATAAGTCTGAAATTTTACCCGCAATCCCCACTTGATCTAGAGGCATTCGTTTAGAAAAGTCCCCACGTTTAAACGCAGTGAGAACTTCCAATAATTGTTTCGGGTTTATAGAATCTTTTTCTTGTTTGGGATCTAATGTCGGGGCATTCTTCATGGTAGGACCTAAACCTATAATAAAAGGTTAATGTGCACAAAGGAGAATGATGACGTAAAAAGCAGGGAATAACAACAATAATTATTTCATAAATACATCGTAAGGATTAAGTTAAACGAAGAATTTTTCTGTCACAAGAAATGTGACAGAGGTCTATAAATATTAGAAAAACGAGTTATATCCAATCCTGGAAATTTATTCCAGAAGTTTATGATCGTAAGCGTAACGAACTAGCTCTTGTGTGGATTTCAAACTCATCTTCTCGAAGATCCTAGCTCTGTATGTGTTTACCGTATTCACGCTTAAACCTAGATCTTCTGAAATGGATCGAACGTTCTTACCTTTTACGAGAAGCATAAGTATCTGAAATTCTCTTTCGGAAAGAGTTTCATGAGGAAGTCTGTCAGAAGGTTTAGAAAGTTCTCTTACCAACATCTCCGTAGCTTCTGGACTGATATATCTGGCACCATCTATCACTTTACGAACCGCGGAGATCAGTTCATCTCCTGCGCTTGCCTTAGTAATATAACCGGAGGCACCCGCCTTCAAAGCTCGGACTGCAAATCTATCTTCCGGATACATGCTTAGGATCAGTACCCTAGTATCCGGAGAGAGTTTATGAACATATTTTAATATATCCAAACCACTCATCATTGGCATATTGATGTCTAAGATCAACACTTGCACGGATTGACTTGCAAGATAATCCAAAACCTGTTGGCCATTTTCCGCCTCATATACGATCTCTATATCTTCCTCTTCCGATAAGATCTTTCTTAAACCTTCTCGGATCAATAAATGATCATCAGCGATCAATGTGGAAATCATAGGAACTCCTCCTTATTTCGATTTGAAACTGGTATTTTTACGATAACGCTAGTGCCTTTCTCGGATCCACCTGAGATAGAAACTTCGCCGCCCAAGACAACCGCCCTTTCTCGCATTCCAATAAGCCCGAGAGACTTAGATTGGTTCATCTTTTTAGGATCTATTCCAATCCCGTTGTCCTGGATTTTTAAGATTAGAAATTGACCTTCTTCCAAACAGGTAATTTGAATAGAACTCGCCTTAGAATGCCTGGCTGCGTTAGTCAGTGCTTCCTGGAAAATTCGGAATAATGCAATGGACGCATCTTTTTCCAAAGAAAGAATTCCTACTGGGATCCGGATTTCGCAGCGAATTCCTGTCCTTTTTTCGAAATCTTTAGCGTACCATTCTATCCCCTCCAATAGCCCCAAATCCTCTAAAATTAAAGGCCTGAGCTCTGTGGCGATTCTTTGCACCGATTCGATTCCCGAGTCAGCCACCTTGATCATGGACAGAAGTTCGGACACCACGGAATCAGAACTTTTCGATTTTTGAAAATTATTTTTTAATAATGTAAGATCGATTTTAAGAACTGTTAATAATTGTCCTAGTTCGTCGTGAATTTCCCTAGCGATCAAGAGCCTTTCTTCTTCCCTCACCTCTT
Coding sequences within:
- a CDS encoding HAMP domain-containing protein; this encodes MKNAPTLDPKQEKDSINPKQLLEVLTAFKRGDFSKRMPLDQVGIAGKISDLLNDIMDQNDRMVKEFERISNEVGQEGKISQRVSGISSTGSWGTCMNSINSLIGNLVQPNTEVMRVIGAVAGGDLSQNMSLEIDGRPLKGEFFRTAKIVNIMVDQLNSFASEVTRVAKEVGTEGKLGGQADVRGVAGTWKDLTDSVNSMASNLTGQVRDIAEVTKAVATGDLSKKITVDVKGEILELKNTINTMVDQLNSFASEVTRVAKEVGTEGKLGGQADVRGVAGTWKDLTDSVNSMASNLTGQVRNIAEVTTAVARGDLSKKITVDVKGEILELKETINTMVDQLNSFASEVTRVAREVGTEGELGGQADVQGVAGTWKDLTDSVNSMASNLTGQVRNIAEVTTAVARGDLSKKITVDVKGEILELKDTINTMVDQLNSFASEVTRVAREVGTEGKLGGQADVQGVAGTWKDLTDSVNSMASNLTGQVRNIAEVTTAVATGDLSKKITVDVKGEILELKDTINTMVDQLNSFASEVTRVAREVGTEGKLGGQAYVRGVAGTWKDLTDSVNSMASNLTGQVRNIAEVTTAVARGDLSKKITVDVKGEILELKVTINTMVVQLNSFASEVTRVAREVGTEGKLGGQADVQGVAGTWKDLTDSVNSMASNLTGQVRNIA
- a CDS encoding response regulator gives rise to the protein MISTLIADDHLLIREGLRKILSEEEDIEIVYEAENGQQVLDYLASQSVQVLILDINMPMMSGLDILKYVHKLSPDTRVLILSMYPEDRFAVRALKAGASGYITKASAGDELISAVRKVIDGARYISPEATEMLVRELSKPSDRLPHETLSEREFQILMLLVKGKNVRSISEDLGLSVNTVNTYRARIFEKMSLKSTQELVRYAYDHKLLE